DNA from Osmerus mordax isolate fOsmMor3 chromosome 2, fOsmMor3.pri, whole genome shotgun sequence:
AGAAAGGCACCTTTAAACCTTTTGTCTATCATCTTGAATTTTCTTCAAATGTATCTTTAAAGGACCATGTTGGAAGTACAGAAAGAAATGTCATATGTATCTACAGTACAGCTTATGGATCCTTTTGTGTTGCTTTCCCTGGACTTTGTGGTTCTGAATTGAAAAGCTGCTAAACCCAGCTTTGTGATATCATGTTTCCTACAGAGCCCTGCATGTAGCAATATTCATACGGAGCTCATTTCTCAATGGTTTGCTAACAGAGTGGTTATCCCCTCTCCAGCTACAGCACAATGCAACTGGGTGTCTCAGGTCAACTGTCCCACGATGCAATGGCCGCAAACTGGGCTTCTTATATGTGTGAAAGGTTTCTTTACATGGTTCAGCGTTGTCACAGCAGTCTACTGTACCAGACACAGCCTCTTGTCTTTCCCTCCAATCTTTAACACAAATGTTAACATCATGTCAGACCTACTCTAACCCTTCTGGGTTAGTCATTAACCttgtctctttcactcactcaaaTGCATGAACAGGAATGCTTTTGATGCATGGACTATGATTCTGATCCTGACTGGTAGCTAGGAcacatccctctcccccagtcctcaAGCCAGTGCCTTCAAACCCTGATCCTGCATGAGAGCTTATCTCACAAAAACCCTGCCACGTTCCTAGTTGGCCCCCATTTCTTACAAGTTGGCACTTGGTGTAGCTTTTCCACTGGGGTGCGACTTCTCTTTGAACCGAGTTCAGCTGCAATATGAACTGGTCTTATTTCGAGGTGTTCAGAGCTGATAGTTTGACTAATGGGCTCTTCCAACCTTACCTCACCGTCAGGAAACCAATGTGATGCAAATCTGTAATACTGTTAAGACTTTTATCATGCTCTTGTCTCTTGCCTGGATTTGACAACAacctgacttcaaagcaatactttTATGAAGAAAATTATGCAACAAATAAAATGATTATTACAGCCAAGTGGTCTGCAGTATTTTTGTAGGCTTTTCAGTTCGACACCATGTCAAACAGTGTTTTCATATTTCTTTACCTTAAAGATAGTTCATAGCAGTGCATCTGACCATAGCTGCCATCTTGGGCCATATGATGTGAAACAATTTATTAAATTCTGTACAAAAATCTAACAGACAATTTCATTGATTCATAAACAAGTGTTTATTTAAACAAGCCAAGTCTTTTctttaagaaaaataaatgaCACCTTTCAGTACAAATCAagtaaacacacatatacacattatTTTAAATGCCCTTATGTATTAATCCTTGTACCAAATATCCATCATATAAATGCAAATCACACCGAACCTTACACATACTTTACAAGTACATCAGTTATCTAGTGTCAAAAATCATTTGTATAAAACATTTTTAATGAAATGCATAGACACATATTCACAAGTAGGAAACTCCTACATCCTTACAAAGTCAGTAAAAAATAGAGAGCAGTAACAACTGAAAATTGTAACAGGTcagttacatttatttatttttacagcaAACTGAGTAAATCATTATTTCAAGCAGTCTagaaatactgtttttttttttttaatacagtGCATTTCACTTCATCTCTCATTGAGGAAATGTAGCATAGGACGTAGTGAATCGATGATGGTTATCATAGAATCAAATAGTCGATAAGTCCAAATTTATATACAGTGTATATCGCAGACTTAGGAAGGATATGACTAGTGTAGCATATCTACAGTATGTGGTTTGTAGAATGTGTTCCAGAAGAGCACAATGGTGTAACGGCAGAATGAGGCAAAGAGAGCGTTTTATTAAAGGATTGTAGTAAGGCTGAGCACCAGTAGGTGCCGTTCTGGTTAAACTACCAAAAGTGTACTTATCTAATGAGGACGTTACAAGAGACGAATGTCCATGTGTCaatagtgtgtgtttggggaaacATGCCTTTTTTTTTATAGCATAAATATTTATTGCTAGGtaatacacactcaccccaTTCTAGCTCTACCACTTGGGCCTGCCCATTTCCAATTTAGATGTGAATTTGCATGCTCTGCAAGGCTTCCGTGATGGACTGATTACATCTATCAAGTCCTGTAAAATACTTGAACACAAAGGGGGTCAAAATTGACAACAAGTTGACGTCTCTCTGAGATAAAGGTCAGACTGTCATCTGTACCACACAGTAGGCCTTTTCACCTCTCAACAGGGGATGATCTTAGGGTCCGTAACAGCTCGTTCAGTCTCACAGTCCACGTGTCAGAAGGAAGAAGAGGTTAACAATCTCGAAGTTCACAATCGTCAAGCAGCCTCGACAAAGGTCCCTGAGTTCACCCATCACCTTTAACCTGCGGAGACAAGTGGAGTTTTTAATCCGTTATGGCATAAACATATTAAACCGAGGCCTCTCTGACACTAAATGAGTGACACTCACTGTCGTCGTCAGAGTCGAAGTtgaagagggaggagcaggtgtTGAGAGCCTGGTGTTTCTCCAGCTCCACTGGCCCGCTGAAGGACGACAGACACTTGGAGCAGCGCTGCCTCTGCGGCACCGCCACGACCACCAGCCGGCTCTTACTGCTGGACTGCGGACTGGAAGACGCCTCGGAGGCCTTGCTGCGCTTGCGCATGCTGAGCGCCGACTCGTCCAGGTAGGTGGAAGGCGGCGGGCGGATGAACGGGGCTTTGACGAAAGGTGCGCAGACGGGGTCCTCTGGTTTGACTGGCTTGTGGGCCTGGATGACCGGGTCTTCCAGGGTCCTCAGGACCTCGGGGAGAGTGACCGGCTCCTCCGCATCCCTCACGTCCACGTTGTCTGGAGCGCCAGGATGGGATGGTTCTGTAAAGTTCTTGGGCTTTGACGCGGGTGCTGTTGGGGTGGCATGAGAGGCAGGACGCTCTCCTTCCGGAGCCTGGTGGGCGTGCCCCACCTCGTGTCCATTCACGGGCCTCAGGCCGGGGTCTCTGGGAAGACCAGTGGCTGTGTTTGACGCTTCACCATTAGGGTTCGACTCAGGAGCCTGGCCTGGCACTCTCTCGGTAGTCCCAGTCCCATGCCTGGCCACAGAGTCTGGGACCTGGgccttctctctctggcccttcCCTTCCTGCTGCCACAGCTCCAGGATCTTCACCCTGTGTTTCCACGGGGCCTCGGGATTGACCTGGCTGGGGTTGACTTGCCCTGGGCCTTCCTTCCCTTGGGGCTGGGTATAGTGCCTCCACTCGTGGTCATGGAGGCCGGAGAGCGTGGTGAAGATCAGCTCGCAGCCAGGGAAGAGACACTGAGGCTGCAGGGGCCTGTGGGTCTCCATGTGCTCCTTCAGCTCCTGGGGGGTCTTAAAGCGCCGGCTGCATTTCAGGTGGACACACAGCTGCCTCAGAGGAGCGTCGTGGAGCTTCATGTGGTCAATGTAGTGTTGGACATTCAGCATGTGCCTGAGGTGGAGACAAGGAAGTGAAATCATTGGGAAATATGTGGTTGACAAGGGAAACTACGTGCGGGGGCAAGTGAGAATATCTATACACCACAAAATGCTGAAGTCATGAAGTATTGTTGTGGAGCCTGAGAAAAAACAAAGGCCCAAAAAGCATCTACGTAGCCCAAGAGTATAACAGACTCTGAAAACATGCAGAGGTGAACGTCTGCACTGACACATTAATATGAGTGTAGTAACATAAAGAGGAGCTTTCCTACCTTTGGCAGAAGATGCACCTGCCCTTGGACCACAGGAATGTCTGCTCCAGCACTGCCGGGTCTCCCGTGTGGAACCTGAGGGCGTGTTTGAGCAGAGACGGACCGATCCTCATGAAGATCTTCTCACAGTTCTCGGCGGGACACAGTGGGTACTCGGCCCCGAGGCCGTTCTCTCCCGCCTCTcgttccttcacctctcctccttcctttcccaTCTCAGTCTTCAGAATCACCCGTTTGTCTTTGACGAGCACCTGCTCGTCCTTGAAGCCCGTCGGCTCGCGTCCGGTGTGGTTGGCCTGCTCTGGCGTCTTGTTCAGGTTCCTGGTCTTCTTGAGCAGAACGCGGAGGTTCTGGATGATCCGGGCCTGCTTGCTGATCTCAGACTTTGGCTTGGGTTTCCGGACCTGGCGCTCACCCTCTGGCGGTGCCGTGGATCCATTGACCGCGGGGGACGTCGCGCTTTTGGGTTCCGTGTCGTCCGTCTTTTGCTCGCCGGGTGGGTTGTTGAGCAGTTCGTCGATGTGTTTGAGGACATGCTCCTTGGCCAGGTTGTACTTCTTGAAGCAGGACCCGCAGAAGATACagcacaccctcctcctcttcaggtGGGCGATACTGTGGCGCACCACGTTCCCACCTTTGAAGTCCTTGTGGCAGTAGACACAGTGGTGCTGCAGGTGGGCATAGCGTCGGGCACGGAGGGCACGGGCCTTCCATGGCTTCATGCCGTCaccctggaggaggaaggagaggagggaagatttAATGGGGGTGAATGATAAAGGGACAATGAACATCCCCCAACGGTTTTCATGGACACCAATGCACCGTCACCGATGAGGAGCAGTTGCATCCTGACGCGTGACCTTTCTATCGGACTAACCTGAGGGTCTTCTTCCAACGGCAGCTTCTGCTCAGTGCTGTCATCATCTGCTTCCGACCGGGGGGATTCTGGGGGCTGTAGTTCATTCTCATCGTCCTCTTTGTGAAGTTTGGAGTAGTTGTGGAAGAGTTGCAGTGGATCCTCCTCAAGCGTCAACAATGGACCATCAAGCTCCAGCTCTGAAGGGCCACCAGGGGAACAATGCCCTGCCTCCACAGACCTCGAgtctgtgtctgttttcagTGCTCCAGGAGCATTACCCTGTACACAGTTAACATCTACCATCTCACCATGGCCCTCCATCTTACACCGTTTAATACTGTTCTCGGTATCCATCATCTCGTTTTCTTTCTCCGACGGGTCAAGTCCTCCCTCCGGCCTGATGCCGTTCCCTGTaccaaccctctcctccaccgtcATTTCATTCTCAGGGTAGGAGAGCTCCAATGTGGAAGTCCTGAGGGCATTCCTCTTACCCCACCGCCCCCTTCCCCGCCCCTTCTCCCTAATGCCCTCCGGGGCAATGTTCTCTGCCTGGAGCCTGATCATCTCCAGGAGCCATCTGGGCTTCCTTCCCCGCCTCTTCAGAATGGTGTTCTTGACTCGCCTCGCCAAGTACTCCCTCTGCCGGTTGGCAGGCTGTTTGAGGCTGCCTTCCTGAGCCGCGGTGGGATGACGCCTGAGGGAGTATTTGGACCTGCTGTCCGTGTAGGTGGGCTTGATCGCGTATTTGATTTCTGGGTCGTCTCCTGAGTCGGCGTCATCAGAGCCGTgccgcctcctccctctcctcctcctccgcctgctccaccacctcctcttgaCTGGGCTGTCGGGTGGGGGCTCGGAAGAagcctcgccctcctcctcctcctcctccacctcctcctcctcctccacctcctcctcctcctccctcccagcagAGCCATCGGACGCTGGGCCTGCTTCGGGATGCGGACGGGCAGCACCTGGGTGTGGCCCGCAGGCCTGGGGTGCGCTCAGGTCATTGGGTAtccactcctcctccgcctgctcttcctcctgcatCTCGCTGAGAGCAGCCGTGACTGCTTTGTCGCTCATCAGCTCCAAGCAGTGGGTCCTCAGGGTAAAAAGGTTCCAGAACTCGGGGTCAAAGCATAGGCCTTCTTTTAGCAACTGGGGAGGGAATGGGAGAGATGTCAATAGTCTttctacaaaacacacaaaaggtCGTAGAGATTTGATGTCCTCTTTTACAAATAACCTAGTACACTTGGGGCCAGCGTACTGGGCTGCCTGTTCAGTCGATATGGTCTCGGCTTAACCTGGGACTGTGGGAACCTGCCTTCTTCCACTAGGAGTTTCTGACCTGCAGGATGAGGAAGCGGATGTTGGTCTTGATGGGGCTCTGGTGTGGGTGCTGCTCCTGGTCGGGGTGGGTGTAAAGCACCCACACGGTCCTGTAGGCCTCCAGGCTGTGCTCCAGGTGAAGGACCAGCAGGGCGCAGGCCCGACACACCTCCAGGTCCCCGCGCAGCAGGAAGGCGAGGGTCTTGCACACGAGGGAGCGTGTCTGGGGGTCCGACTGGGGGTCGCGCTGCATAGCTCGGGCACACAGTTCCACGCAGAACTGAACGCCCTCAGTCCCCATCTGACAGAGCACAGACGGCGTTAATATGAAACTTTACGTGTGGGAGCAAGGTCttatatacaaatataaaaaaaagaggCTTGCACGTCAATTtgatctttcttttcttttttttttacattttaatacCAAAAGGCGGCTGTGTACACACCTCTTCCGTGACCACTTTGATAAAGAGGAAGATGGCGCGTACATTGCTGACAGAGGCCATAAGTTGCCTGCATTCAGCCAGGAAGCCCTGTTTGGAAGGGTGTGCCCTGAGGTGCAGCCTACTCCAAATAAACACCAGGTCCCTGTGAGGGAAGAGCAAGACCTGTCAACCCCAGGGAACAACAGCATACAAAGCACAACTACCAAAACGCAGAACTAGATTTAGCACCCCAAGGAAATCCTAActagttgtttaattgtaacttgtttaacgacatgctcttatggttcttccctttggcccTTAttgtggttgttcacaatgtgtgcttcatgttttggctactcgcaatgtttttggggctatcttgttgttattatctgtgacctatgcactttgtaaagctctctcttggaagtcgctttggataaaagcgtctgctaaatgaataaatgtaaatgtaactagccAGTGCTATTACAGCATGGATCAAAAGAGCTAGGTAGTAGGGCTCTCAACTAGGGCTCTCAACACAACACTATACAATTATGTAGGCAGTTTTCAATGCATCAACTTTTAGCTACAGTTACTGCGTGACTGCAAAGTGTAACTGACCAGATGTAATACATGTCTCCGTTCTGCAGCTGCTGGGTGAGGAATGCTTTGCACAGATACAGGAGCAGCTCATCTTTCTCGATGCTCTCCGTATTGCAGATCATCTCGACAGCATCTCTCCCATCtatctcagccacctgaagagagaagaagaaagacagtAGAGATACAGCCTTTTAACTTTCACATGGTTCACATTGCTCTCCTCCACACTCTGTCACTACCCGATGTGCACATGCCCTTGTCTCTCAACCCGTTTGCtagcactctctctccatcccctctttcCCTAACGCTTCTCCCATGTCCGTACCTCTTTCTGCAGGTGTTCGTGTAACGATGCCTTGTAAAGGCAGGTGAGGTAGGCCTGGTGGAAGTACAGGTGTCTGCCTGTGGCAGGGTGTTCCAGGCAGCTCTTAGCCAGGGCCAAAGCCTCCTGCACACGCTCACAAGCCTGCAGGTACCGCACGCGCAGCTCAAAAAACACTGGCACCTCAGAGCTCAAATAGTTCTCCACTGCAGAGAAAAGTCAAGTAGAGTCAAGTCaagtattattttttttctccagaaaAGGCAATGCCATGGAAATGCAAATACTACTCAGacatgcactgtgtgtgtgtgtgtgtgtgtgtgtgtgtgtgtgtgtgtgtgtgtgtgtgtgtgtgtgtgtgtgtgtgcgtgtgtgtatatttgataTATAGATGTATATGTGCCTTCTGTCTGTGGCCATGCAGTCTCCCATAGGATGGCCTGCAGCACAGGGCCTTCCCAAGGGCCGCCATCGTTGATGATCTGCCTGACTTGCTGTAGGTAGACATTCTTGTGTCTAAGCAGTTTAGAATGACAGTCCTGGAGTAAAAGATGTGAAATACATCCCATGAACAACTTGTTCCCGAACTTATTATCAGATTACGTTTGGTATAAGACACCTATAAGATGGAGAAGAAGTGCAGTGTCTGTTATTCCTTACCTGCAAAGAATCTAGTATGTCCTTTAGGGGATGTTCTTGAAACTCCTCCTTGCTGAAGAACAGCATCAGCTCAAAAAAGCTCCTGCAATTCAAACAttcagtcacatgacacacaatGAGTCCAAGCTAGGCATAAATACTCGTCGACAATAACTCATCTTATTAGGTCCA
Protein-coding regions in this window:
- the LOC136963271 gene encoding zinc finger protein 654-like, coding for MADGESDLGIEALEIDLDALFDRYCKNEPTLLSKEYCSDFCKLVEDHTRQWQVPLPQLKLLRIALCRFTKATSTFPEDCQHIGYALSSLALSFFELMLFFSKEEFQEHPLKDILDSLQDCHSKLLRHKNVYLQQVRQIINDGGPWEGPVLQAILWETAWPQTEVENYLSSEVPVFFELRVRYLQACERVQEALALAKSCLEHPATGRHLYFHQAYLTCLYKASLHEHLQKEVAEIDGRDAVEMICNTESIEKDELLLYLCKAFLTQQLQNGDMYYIWDLVFIWSRLHLRAHPSKQGFLAECRQLMASVSNVRAIFLFIKVVTEEMGTEGVQFCVELCARAMQRDPQSDPQTRSLVCKTLAFLLRGDLEVCRACALLVLHLEHSLEAYRTVWVLYTHPDQEQHPHQSPIKTNIRFLILQLLKEGLCFDPEFWNLFTLRTHCLELMSDKAVTAALSEMQEEEQAEEEWIPNDLSAPQACGPHPGAARPHPEAGPASDGSAGREEEEEEGEASSEPPPDSPVKRRWWSRRRRRRGRRRHGSDDADSGDDPEIKYAIKPTYTDSRSKYSLRRHPTAAQEGSLKQPANRQREYLARRVKNTILKRRGRKPRWLLEMIRLQAENIAPEGIREKGRGRGRWGKRNALRTSTLELSYPENEMTVEERVGTGNGIRPEGGLDPSEKENEMMDTENSIKRCKMEGHGEMVDVNCVQGNAPGALKTDTDSRSVEAGHCSPGGPSELELDGPLLTLEEDPLQLFHNYSKLHKEDDENELQPPESPRSEADDDSTEQKLPLEEDPQGDGMKPWKARALRARRYAHLQHHCVYCHKDFKGGNVVRHSIAHLKRRRVCCIFCGSCFKKYNLAKEHVLKHIDELLNNPPGEQKTDDTEPKSATSPAVNGSTAPPEGERQVRKPKPKSEISKQARIIQNLRVLLKKTRNLNKTPEQANHTGREPTGFKDEQVLVKDKRVILKTEMGKEGGEVKEREAGENGLGAEYPLCPAENCEKIFMRIGPSLLKHALRFHTGDPAVLEQTFLWSKGRCIFCQRHMLNVQHYIDHMKLHDAPLRQLCVHLKCSRRFKTPQELKEHMETHRPLQPQCLFPGCELIFTTLSGLHDHEWRHYTQPQGKEGPGQVNPSQVNPEAPWKHRVKILELWQQEGKGQREKAQVPDSVARHGTGTTERVPGQAPESNPNGEASNTATGLPRDPGLRPVNGHEVGHAHQAPEGERPASHATPTAPASKPKNFTEPSHPGAPDNVDVRDAEEPVTLPEVLRTLEDPVIQAHKPVKPEDPVCAPFVKAPFIRPPPSTYLDESALSMRKRSKASEASSSPQSSSKSRLVVVAVPQRQRCSKCLSSFSGPVELEKHQALNTCSSLFNFDSDDDS